DNA sequence from the Corynebacterium yudongzhengii genome:
GGTTCGTGGCGGGCGCTTTTGCGTGTGGGGTGGTTGGGTTGGTTGTTGCGGTCCTGCGGTCCTGCGGGGAAGTCGAAAGGAGGCGGTCGAAAGGGCTGCTGGTTTGGACTTCGTTTCGACCGCGTGGGACTCGTTTCGGTGGGGATGATTTCGACCAGCGTAAGCGCAACATGGGGGTCCGGAGGGGCTGGCGCTTATGGTGGTCTGCCGGTCGCCCCATCTGTCCCATCGGTCACTCCTGTGGGGTCCCGCAGTCCGTCACGTCTACCCGGCCATGTAGCGCTATCGCTGGTCGAAAGGAGCCACTCCTAAAGGGCTACTCGTTTCGACCTCGCGAGACTCCTTTCTATGAGGGTCCTTTCGACCAGCGAAAGCGCAACATGAAGCAACCACCAGCGCACCCGCCCCAACACCCCAAAAACCCCAAAAACCCGCAGAACCCAGAAAACCCAGAAACCCCTACTGCTCGCCAGCGTTATCCACGACAGTCACGCCGTAGATCGAGCGCCCCAGGTAGTAGGAGCCGACGGATGCGACGACCCACACGCCGGCGATGGCGATCACGGCCCGCAGGGTGTCGTTGAGGTCGAAGCCGACGTGCGCCCAGTCCCACACCAGCTTGGCGATCACCAGCGCCGGCACCGCCACGCACACCAGCGGGCCCATGAGGTTCGTGCGTGTCAACGCGTCGGGCGCACGCCACTGCGCAACGACGGTGGATAGCGTCATGAACGCGGCGAGCACCACGAGGGCGGCGACAATGATTTCGATAATGGTCATGGTTTTACCTCCTACCTCGGGAGATGACGCGCGACATGGACAGCGTCGGCATGACGCCGCCGACAAGTGCCGCGAGGATCGCGATCTCGTAGCTGATGAACGTTTCGTTGGTCACTGACCAGGTGAGATACAGCGCGATCATCGCGTAGAACACGAGGTCCGCGAGGACGGCTCGGCTGAGCAGGTCGGAGGTTTTGAGGATCATCACCACGCCGGCCAGAAGGCTGAGAGCCATCACGGCCATGCTGATCGTCAGTATCCATTCGAAAGGACTCATCGCGCCTTACCTTTCTTGTCCGCGCCCGGAGCTGGGCTGGTGTAGTCGAAGAACTCCGGTGCCAGCTCGCGGGCCGAGCCCTGCCCGGGAACGCCGTGGTCGATGTCGGCGACCCGGGGGCAGAGGCGTTCTTCCATGTCGGCGAGCGAGCGAGTGATGGCCGCCGGGTCATCGCCGAAGGCGTCCTGGACGAGCAGGATGCGGGGCCCGCCGGGCTGATCGGGTTCGCGCAGGCCCAGCGAGAGCGTCGACGGGGTGGCGGTGATCGAGGTACTGAACCAGAAGATTTCCCAGTCGCTCGTCACGCGCAGCGGGTAGCGCACCACCAGCGGGCTGAAGCCGATGCCGGGGGAGAACGCGCGGAACGCGACCTGGAATCCGGCGACGATGATCTCCTTGATCAGCCAGGGAATATACGTCACGACGTGCATGATCAGCGGTTACCTCCGGTGGGGTTTTCGGGGTCGACGACGCCGACGGCATCGTCACCGAGGACAGCCGCGGTGTAGGCCTCGACGTTGAGGAGTTGGTCGGTGGCGGTGTGCACGGCGTCGATAAGCGGCCCCGCCGCCACGAACATCCCCGCCGAGATCACCATCAGTGCCGCCGAGGGCGCCAGAAGCCGCTTGCGTATGCGCAGGCCCGCCGGCACGCCGCGCATCGGGCGACCCCAGAAGACCTTGCGCCAGACGCGCAGCATCGCCAGCAGGGCACCGAACGAGGCGACGATGATCGCGGTGATGACCACCACCGAGCGCATATCGCCGGGTTCGGCGGCCGCGATCACTAGGAGCACCTTGCCCCACAGGCCCGAAAACGGCGGGAAGCCAACCACGGAGTACGCGCCGGCGGCGAAGATGGCGGC
Encoded proteins:
- a CDS encoding monovalent cation/H+ antiporter subunit E; translation: MHVVTYIPWLIKEIIVAGFQVAFRAFSPGIGFSPLVVRYPLRVTSDWEIFWFSTSITATPSTLSLGLREPDQPGGPRILLVQDAFGDDPAAITRSLADMEERLCPRVADIDHGVPGQGSARELAPEFFDYTSPAPGADKKGKAR
- a CDS encoding Na+/H+ antiporter subunit G, whose translation is MTIIEIIVAALVVLAAFMTLSTVVAQWRAPDALTRTNLMGPLVCVAVPALVIAKLVWDWAHVGFDLNDTLRAVIAIAGVWVVASVGSYYLGRSIYGVTVVDNAGEQ
- a CDS encoding cation:proton antiporter; translated protein: MSPFEWILTISMAVMALSLLAGVVMILKTSDLLSRAVLADLVFYAMIALYLTWSVTNETFISYEIAILAALVGGVMPTLSMSRVISRGRR